TAAATATTAATTTACAGATAAGATGCTTTAAGAGTGTCAACTGTGCCCTCTACTGGACTGGATCATAAATTTTGCTTTTTGTAATTGCAATAGTACTTCTCCAAATAATCTACAACAgctgtgtcaaactcgatttcattgtgtttgacctggagGAGGGCCCTGGGAGGCatggtggggtgggcatggccagctcgacgtcacttgtgttggggcgcctgtggtggcccaagcgtgtgagatttttcacacttatgactacgtcatgtgatttacattcaggtgcttgacaaatgactcacatttatgacggttgcagtgccccagggtcatgtgatcctcttttgcgaccttcgggtCTCGAACCCAGGCTGTAAGCTCAGTGACTTTAACCACTGAACTATCCTGCCCCTGGGACcgattccatggagagaggtttttccacgggGTGTGGTTTGACGTGGGGCCTGCATCCAGCAAATGTGGTTTCATTTGTTTGCACATCCtgatttcttcccttttttttataaatttttatttatttattttcaattttaaaaaatataaacattccatctttccataagcagtgtgtcatctgggtacaaatatttctgtgcaGCATTCTTCCATATGTTATAATACATCGAACATTTAAAACATTGTAAAGCTCTACATTTCCTTCTTAatatatcttctaataaaaatacaatagtaacatTAAACATAGTCATTCTCATAATACTAGTACTAACAATTGTCATTTTATTCTTATCTTCATCTagatatattttctattcttctttttaccTTCTTCTATTTCcaaattccatttttattctctaaccattgataaaacacttCCCATATCATACAATGATctgtttgttctttctccttaattgccaatGTTAGTCTATTCACTTCTGCACATATTTTCCTAATCATCTTCTCGTcagtaggaatctcttcacttttccaatattgcaaatatttccaatattgtgcagCCTGGTTTCTGATCAGACATGGAGTTGGGGAATAAAAAGGTGGCATATCAAACAATCGAATGAATTCCCTTGTTTTAATGtgttatttgttcatttaattcCACTCTGTTTAGGAAAATAAATCTGCAATTGTCGATTTCTGGCCAAATTTCCCACTACATTCATCACTATGAATCATAATCTTGAGCCAGCTAGCAAATTAATAACACCAGGCCGTGTTTTGTATTCTCTTCATTCCTTTGTTCATCACTACATTGCAGTGCATTTTTTATCCTTTGGATAAATGTCACAGGACAAGTTATTCAAATTTGTTTGATAGTTTCACTGAATGTTTTTCAGATACCTTCgtccaaaatacaggtagttttcgGATCACGACCACAATTGTGGCCAACACTTCTGTCgcaaaatgagacatttgttaagggagctttgtcctattttacaacctttctttgccacagttaagtgaatccccgcaGTCGTTAAGtaagtaacctggttgttaagtgaatctggcttcccctttgactttgcttgtcaggtcgcaaaaggggaatcacatgccgGGACGCTGCAAACATCATAAGTATGAAGCAGTTGGCATTTTGAATTTAGATATTTTGTAGATAAAGCCTGttgatttatgtattttattttggcaaaaGTGAAGACAAATAGGAAAGACAAGTCTCTTCTTTTGAAAACGATATTGTCGGGTGTTGTTATTTTAGCACTGATTAATTGCTTTTCTTTAATTTATGGTGCAGATTGCTGTTTTGGTTTATATATATTGGCATATCTAGGTAGGTTTAGATCCAAATAGGATGATTTAGTGATTTCACTAATGACATTCAGGTTTATAAAGTTCATTTCAAAGCCATCACTGTCAAATCTTGAGGAACACAGCGTACTATCTTTTTCtgcctgctattttttttacttgcctcAGTTAAGGGTAAAATGCAGCTACGACTTTACCCCAGAAGTAAAATTAGGCACTTGTGAGATAAACAAAGCTTCTTCATCATCCTCATCgagttggagatcttctagtcctcaagtggttgtccagcctcttcttaaaaacttccagtgatggagcactcacaacttctgaaactccactggttaattgttcttatcaTTGGgatgtttctccttagttctaggttggttctctcattgattagtttccagccttgtttcttgttttgccagatagatagatagatagatagatagatagatagatagatagatagatagatagatagacagacagacagacagacagacagacagacagagacagacagacagacagacagacagacagacagagagagatatgagagcgaaagagagaaaaggtagatagataaatagatagatagatagattagatagagatagatagatagatagatagatagatagatagatagacagacagacagacagacagacagagatatgagagcgagagagagagcgaataggtatagatagataagagatagatagaaaaatagatgaagagagagagaataagtagataagatagatggatggatggatgggtgggtgggtgggtgggtgggtgggtgggtggatggatggatggatggatggatggatggatggatggatggatggatggatggatagatagatagatagatagatagatagatagatagatagatagatagatagatagataatagcaggggtgaaatttagcaggttctgacaggttctggagaaccagtactggaaattttgagtagttcagagaactggcaaatgccacccacctctggttggccccactggagaataggtagatagataagacAAATAcatgatatgatagatagatagatagatagatagatagatagatagatagatagatagatagacagacagacagatagatagacagatagaaaaatagatagaaaaatagacagacagacacagacagagatatgagagtgaaagagagagagagaataggtagatagatacataagagatagagagatagatagaaaaatagaaaaatagataaaaagagagagagaataagtagattaggtagatagatagatagatagatagatagatagatagatgatagatagatagatgatagatagatagatagatagatagatagatgatagatagatagacagacagacagacagacagacagacagacagacagatgatagatagatagatagatagatagatagatagatagatagatagatagatagatagatagatcgctCCCTCTGAGTGTGCCAGGAATTTTAGGTTTTGTCATTAGCATTTTAAAAGGTAGAAATCTGGCAGTGCAGGCCTCTTCATCTTAACTTTTAAGaaagcatgtttttcttcttagtCTAGTCCATTTCTCTAGGTATGCAAGAACTGGTCTTTTCAGCAACTACACAATAGAGAGTGTATTCTGAAAGTCTTTGAATACTCTTGaatgtttttaaacaaacaaacgaacataCAAACCCATATGAAAAAGACCATAATATAACCCATAACTTTGCCACTGGTGGAATTTATTTAAAACGACATTTCCTATACTTCAAGTCTCACACGCAACATAAGGTCCTTTAGTGTTTGACTCGATCCATTTGGTACACTAAATGTATCGTGTGTTTCTATACCGTATATAAAGATTTGACTTTATATAAACACTTTCCCACTTCATTTTCATTAGCTGGGAATTGCCATTTTCAGTGAATAAGACATTAAAGCCCCTGATAAGAGGGGaatatttgtaatatttgttgaaatgaagggttctcgatgctctctgagcttggtggcttccttacaggtgtttcattacccaaactagttaaGGAATCAGGAAACGGAGAGCGAATCCCAtttccttgtagcactgatgatgttacctagttggatcacgAAACGTCAGTAAGGaaacaagccagctcagagagcacagttgtcttctccttcctcctccattccacgaatccccctcccttctagcactgatggtgttacctgaaacatctgcaagaaaacaagctcagataacaccaaggaaccccccccccccgccagtcctcttcctcctctatcTCCATCATtccacaaaccctactcccttctaacactgatggtgttacctagtttggtaatgaaatgtctgcaagaaaacaagcgagctcagagagcaccaagggccccacagtcctcctcctcctcttccctccctccttccctccccctcctcctcttctccataaccctactcccttctaacactgatgatgttacctagttgggtaatgaaatgtctgcaagaaaacaagcgagctcagagagcaccagtgaTCCttcccagtcctcctcctctccataaaccctGTTGTTGTTGTCAGTGGCGAagccgtgtccgacccatcgcgaccccatggacgacgttcctccaggccttcctgtcctctaccttcctctggagtccattgaagctcacgccgactgcttcggtgactccatccagccgctTCATTCtccgccgtccccttcttcttttgccctccatcgttcccagcattgatgctcttcttcagtgagtccataaaccctcctcccttctaacaaccatacaaaccaaattcccgCGAGCCACCTTAGCTGcgcccaatggaactccaaatgcccagttaagaattgagaccggcatgcctcaaattcacgtaagagcctggaagaggatgatcatttattggcttaaaatgcatttctttccagagggactgtccccactcgtgacccgtcaaaaccgtggtccactaaagcgcgcccaattaaagcgtgtacctgatgtcatcagcagcgcgacgaaaaaaaataaaaataaattaaattaaaattaaaataaaattaaagcaagccgattcacataaaggtaagggttaggtttagggttagggttaggttaagggttagggttaggtttagggttacgttaagcgttagggttaggtttagggttaggttaagggttagcgttaggtttagcgttaggttaagtgttaggtttagggttaggttaagggttaggtttagggttaggtttagggttaggtttgggggggttagggtaaggttttcgctttaattttaaatttaccgctcacagcgcaatgttttcgtcgcgctgtgatgatgacgtcacgtacgcgctttcgtcgagcgcgctttagtctaccgcggttttgtggtagaaccgtccccactagtgttgactgacaatttcctttccccctggaaacaagcaattgatcacaagctgggctcttatgggctctcaccattattcgtaacgtccctaggctttgagcaagcaaagcaagtagtaattaatagaacgagggacatggagttccaagaagaactaaataggttgcctctccacagtagggacagaatcaaacagggtgtgtgggaatcggcaagatatctaaatgacctgatctccccaaaacaaagaatagctttcttcagagccagatttaacattcttccttcagcattcctccagggcaggtataagagaacacctatagcagaacgggtttgtatatgtggtaaaggagaagtggaagataattcgcatgttctattacactgcgagctacacagagcttgtaggtctgcacatattctccccttattagagagattgccagggttccaccacaaaaccgcggccgacaaaatcgcactcgacgaaagcgcgtatgtgacgtcatcacagcgcaacgaaaacatcgcgctgtgatcgataaatgtaaaaataaagcgaaaaccttactctaacccccccaacctaaccctaaacctaaccctaacccttaacctaacgctaaacctaatgctaaacctaacgctaaacgtaaccctaacgctctaaacctaaccctaacccttaacctaaccctaaccctaacccttatctttatgtgaattggcttgctttaattttatttttatgtcaatttttaatttttttcgtcgcgctgtgatgacgtcaaatgcgcgctttcgtcgagcgtgcttttgtggaccgcggttttgacgggtcacggattgccagggagggcagaccatttttatctaggctttctcctccaggacactaacccggttaccacctacgcagtggcaaagttctgtgctgccgcaatgtccataagaaaaaaaattggctacagaagtatagttgtcatcttgtaccaattatctggacatacctctaacaatctttggaccattatgttattatccacttttaatgtcaatactttttaattatattttaatgttagtttttttttaacatagggtagaaactaatgtgtattgctggtctttgaccctaataaagattttacttactcacttacttacttactccttccttccaacactgatgctgttacctagtttggtaaggaAAGGTCAGCAAGGCAACAAgccagctgagagagagagagagcaccaaggaccttctCTCAAATTCAGGGTTCAAGGTCTTACAGGACAAAGTGGGGGGTCCTAAGACCGCactgaacacccccccccaaccgCCTTCTTTACCTCGTAGATATCCGGGATGTAATACTTCTGGAAGTAGACCCTCAACGCGGGGTCCCCATTCTGAAGAACGGGCATGGTCAGTCCAAGGGCTCCCTGTAACACTGCCCACCCACTGGCCGGAATAGCTGGGAAGGCAGGCGACCACCGCCCCCGCTCCCAACGGCCGCTCCGACTCTCCGCTGCGCCTACGCCCCCGGAACACGCGTCTCTCTCCTGCGCACGTGTGAATGCGTGCAAACTATTCCACGCCTCCGGATTGGAACCAGAGAGGTTCTTTAATTTAGGCAAAGTGGGGTGAACCCCTGATCTTtagccgggggtgggtgggttttgtTTCATCCATGGGGAAGggtctcaaaaaaaaaattccccttccTCCGCGGTGGGCAAAACACTCGGGCAGCCCCAGCGCGGATCGTCACTCGGGATCCACCCagggggatccccgggatccacCTCCCGGGAGGCGGAGACCGCCTGACCCGCGTTCAGCGGAAGGAGTCGCTTCCCCACGTGCTCTAAGCCTTCCCGTCCTTTTTCTTTCCGGAAAAGACGCGCGTCCTGCTTTGCCATGAAGGAAGCGGGCGGTTGGACGTTGCGGGGAGGGTTGGTGGgcttggcggcggcggcgggggtcGCCTACGGCCTTTACCGGGCGGCTTCCCGGAGGAGCGGAGGAGCCTCCCCGGGGCCGAGGGATTTGGAAGGAGAGCCGGGTCTCCACGGTGGGGGAGAAGCCTCGGGGTCTGCCGGGTTGCCTAGCCCCCTCCCGGCACCTTTGGGGGGCTTCCCGCAAGGTCAGATTTCCCCTTCCTTATTTTCTTCCACgtgtttcttctccccccccttcaAAGAACACGTGTTTTACCTTTGtattcttcgggggggggggggcgctcagcTGCacagagagtcctcgacttatgaccataatggagcccaacTTTTCTGGGGCTCAGTTGGTTAACAGtcctgttgtttgtttgtttacttacttgtttgttttatttgttttcccgTGTACAAGATGAACAGGGATAAGAATACACGTGAATAAGAACAGAgggaatggggacagtaggacagggagggtaggcaggctggtgtgattttttttttattaaagttttttctatttttccattttcataacataatcacatgtataccattacatagccaacatcatattgtattattaaatgtttgcatcaattcatcttaccatcagctccccaaaaccaattattggctcttctgctctccatccaCCCTATTTGTATTCTGtccatccctttcttctccctctctcctctccctccctacctcctttcttccctctgtcgtccttctcttctctacttccccttcctctctccttctccctctctcctccccctccctacctccttttttccctctgtcatccttctcttctctacttccccttcctctctcattcttcctctctcctccctctccctacctcctttcttccctctgtcatccttctcttctctacttccccttcctctctccttctccctctctcctccccccttctccctcctttcttacCTCTgtcgtccttcttttctctacttccccttcctctctccttctctgtctctcctttccctccctacctcctttcttccctctgtcatccttctcttctctacttccccttcctctctccttcttcctctctcctccccctccccacctcgtttcttccttctgtcgtccttctccttcctctctccttctccctctctcctcccctacctcctttcttccctctctcatccttctcttctctacttccccttcctctctccttctccgtctctcctccccctccctacctcctttcttccctctgtcatccttctcttctctacttccccttcctctctccttctccctctctcccctccttccctacctcctttcttccctctctcatccttctctacttccctttcctctctccttcttcctctctccctccccccctacctcctttcttccctctgtcctccttctcttctctacttccccttcctctctccttctcctctctctcctttccactcctcctttctctcctcctcttcccccctccgtccctctctcctatccctctcttcttcccttacctctcccctctacttcccactcttcatctcatttacttggtgtatttcagcttctgagcaagctcctttttatgttgatggtatttataattcctcttcaatatacatatttaatttttctcctcctttttagtaGAAAAAAAGTGGCataacagaaaagtatacatatatagtcattgtgcttttaattcccccccccaacctaatTTTGGTCGAGCTGTAGACCTGGTtataattatacaattgtatataaTTGTATATAATTATACAGTtacagctattctcatcattatctttatagaGTTGCACATCCTTTcgtgcccccaatttgtgattctgtctttttatcacAATAGTTTTCCATTGCACGCTGGTGTGCTCATGCACACTTTacattaacaattgcagtgattcgcttaacaactgcagtaaacaactggacacaaggacagtttttgccgaatgccatcgctctgctaaacaactaattctcacaacactgtcaaactatttactaagactgtattgctattattattctcatccttcctattactgATCTCCCATttctgactataaccatgttgctataTCTTTACAacttacattatttttattgtttcctggtatgatttgattgcttattagtatcctatggctatcactaagtgttgtatacTATGAtacttgatgaatgcattttatttttctttatgtacactgagagcttatgcaccagagacaaattccttgtgtgtccaatcacacttggccaagaaatattttttttcattctctaagATAATTATCTAAGATAATCAATTATCTAATTATCTAATCCaattcaagcatgaattagataaccgatataagtataaacatgattatgaatacatgaaatgaataagaatacaagggaatattaggacagggatggtagacatgttggtgcgcttatgcacgccccttaaagacctcttaggaatggggtgaggtcatacatgtggttatttgtatgaaaaataaaaaaaacttttttaaaaaagcaattgggTGAGgtcacagtagacagtcttaaggttaaagttttgggggtttaaggaattctattctattctatgtcataaaatggggcacaactcacttaatccAGGTCTCACAGCCACAGCAATTGGGGGCTCAATGGTCGTAAATGGAGGATTATTTGCatttctggggaaaaaacaaaacaatcattCGGTGTAATGTTTATTTTCTAACATTAGGGGGCAGTGATGGTTCAAAATCCTCCCATGGCGTTCTTGAAGCCCATCACATTAAGAGTCTTCTTCATCTGCTGGAGTCTACAGAGGATTCTTTGGTTCAAGAACAGATCTTGGTTACCTTGAGCAACAGCGCGGCTTTCTCCGTAAATCAAGTAAGGGCTGTTCTTTGTTTCCATGCCACCATAGAAAAAGAAGCCAATGTTGTaatacaggggtctccaaacagggccactttaagactttgtggacttcaactcccagaattcctcaagtcagcctttgtggacttcaactcccagaattcctcaagtcagcctttgtggacttcaactcccagaattcctcaagacagcctttgtggacttcaactcccagaattcctcaagtcagcctttgtggacttcaactcccagaattcctcaagtcagcctttgtggacttcaactcccagaattcctcaagtcagcttttgtggacttcaactcccagaattcctcaagtcagcctttgtggacttcaacttccagaattcctcaagtcagcctttgtggacttcaactcccagaattcatcaagtcagactttgtggacttcatctcccagaattcctcaagtcagcctttgtggaattcaactcccagaattcctcaagtcagcctttgtggacttcaactcccagaattcctcaagacagcctttgtggacttcaactcccagaattcctcaagtcagcctttgtggaattcaactctcagaattcctcaagacagcctttgtggacttcaactcccagaattcctcaagtcagcctttgtggacttcaactcccagaattcatcaagtcagactttgtggacttcatctcccagaattcctcaagtcagcctttgtggacttcaactcccagaattcctcaagtcagcttttgtggatttcaactcccagaattcatcaagtcagcctttgtggacttcaactcccagaattcctcaagtcagcctttgtggacttcaactcccagaattcctcaagtcagcctttgtggacttcaactcccagaattcctcaagtcagcttttgtggatttcaactcccagaattcatcaagtcagcctttgtggacttcaactcccagaattcctcaagtcagcctttgtggacttcaactcccagaattcctcaagtcagcctttgtggacttcaactcccagaattcctcaagtcagcctttgtggacttcaactcccagaattcctcagccaggctggctggggaattctggggcttgaagtccacaaagtcttaaaagttgcaaaGTTTCGGAGACCCCTGTTATAACAGAACAaaaaataatagatataatttttttttaaaaaaatgttcctctTTAATCAATTCCTAAAAATGAATGGGATTTAAGACCATATCCAatcattttaataaattttttttttaaaaaaaggagaagcaATGCAAACGTCACAGTAGGCTGAAAATACTCAGTTAAAAACTGGAGTCGTGGTTTTTGAAAAGAATAGTAGTTTTTTGATACGGTGGTACCTTAAgtgctcaactgctttgaaactcattgaatttggtactcagcGCATTTTGATCTGAAAATGTCCCGATACTCAGCGTTTGTTTGGTACTTAACTCACAAGCTAGAATTTGTCAATGTCccctgccttgtgactcactatgttatacttatgggaaaaatttgtttggtactcattgtgccTCCCCCAACAAATTACCGTAATGAGAAGTATCAAGGTACAAATTCATGACGTACAGCAAATTGTTTCTGTACAATATTTCTTCTGTTTCACCTGCTAAGGAGATGCTAGCCACATGTTCCACCTCAATGCAGGTGTATAAATGGGTTAATTATTCTGATTCTTTTTCATTTTGACTCTCATGTGTTTGTGCATGTTCAAGTGGGAAATGGGTGTTATTGGCTTAAGGCTCTCTTGGTTTTCTAAGCCTTCCCCAGTTGCAAAAGATGTCAACAAAATTATTTGGTGACATCCTACTATCAGCAGCCATGATTCTTCAGTCCCAAAGTCAAAACACATTGATTTTTCTGTTGTAGAAGGAATGAATTTATATGTGACAGCATTACTAGGAATCAAGAAATAAGAGCCTATCGCAGCAGCGGGGAAAATACTGTAAATAATTTTCAGCATTAACAGAAAGCAATTTCACAATCGATAGTACAACTCACAGTCCGGTAGCTCGAATCCTCCCTTGTTTTTACTGTCTTGcaacatttttaattaattatcgGAATTACTTGAAAATAGGGTATCCATTTTAGTTTGTGAATATCTTTTTCCAGGTGACCGTATGATCATGGCTGTGTGATTTACCTCCTTTGcattattaatttttaaactttattttccaATAAATCGGCTATTAAgaacaattgggtttttttttttatagatgatagataatttgGGCGAATTCCCCTCCATGAAATGAGTTTTTTTGGACTTAAGATGGAATTAAGATGGTTATATGTGATATTTTCCTATTTGTTTAATTTGTAGAATATCATTCGAAATTTAGGTGGCCTCTCTCTGATTGGACAAATGCTTTCCGTTCCCGTCACCGATGTTAAACAGAAAGCACTTAATGCCCTCAATAACTTGAGTATGAATACTAAAAATCAGGAGGAACTGAAGGTGAGTTTAAAATAACACTGTATAATGAAAACGGATATGAACAAAGTTTCTGAAGAACTTAATGCAGCGGGAGTGCTGGTTTTATTCATAGGTATGATATAG
This genomic interval from Thamnophis elegans isolate rThaEle1 chromosome 7, rThaEle1.pri, whole genome shotgun sequence contains the following:
- the ARMC10 gene encoding armadillo repeat-containing protein 10, with amino-acid sequence MKEAGGWTLRGGLVGLAAAAGVAYGLYRAASRRSGGASPGPRDLEGEPGLHGGGEASGSAGLPSPLPAPLGGFPQGGSDGSKSSHGVLEAHHIKSLLHLLESTEDSLVQEQILVTLSNSAAFSVNQNIIRNLGGLSLIGQMLSVPVTDVKQKALNALNNLSMNTKNQEELKNYITKVCEEVDASPVNSELQLAGLRFLTNISVTNDYHSMMTSFVPNFLHLLFDGNERTQVQVLKVLVNLSANPAMADQLLNSQAPLLLSLFDSCINKDILLRVLVFATNLTKSMRHIKDSASQNRYNEESIFSTLSDNSLYTQKLASLLHHYDAEVKEQVAKLIMQQC